One segment of Nostoc piscinale CENA21 DNA contains the following:
- the ftsH gene encoding ATP-dependent zinc metalloprotease FtsH, with product MPVEKNNQNPIKPPRVRQFGGSLLILLTLLLLLNFIVPSFFGPRLPQVPYSDFVALVQQGKVDRAVVGGDRIEYTLKAQTPDGKTTEQVFATTPVALDLDLPKILRENNVEFAAPLPDQNAWIGTLLSWVAPPLIFFGIWGFLINRQGGGPAALTVGKSKARIYSEGSTGVKFPDVAGVDEAKAELEEIVDFLKNATKYTNLGAKIPKGVLLVGPPGTGKTLLAKAIAGEAGVPFFSISGSEFIELFVGVGAARVRDLFEQAKKQAPCIVFIDELDALGKSRGGAGGFVGGNDEREQTLNQLLTEMDGFDANTGVIIIAATNRPEVLDPALRRPGRFDRQVVVDRPDKIGREAILKVHARNVKLADDVNLATIAIRTPGFAGADLANLVNEAALLAARQNRPAVIMADFNEAIERVVAGLEKRSRVLNETEKKTVAYHEVGHAIIGALMPGAGKVEKISVVPRGVGALGYTIQMPEEDRFLMIEDEIRGRIATLLGGRSAEEVVFGKVSTGASDDIQKATDLAERYVTLYGMSDKLGPVAFEKIQQQFLDGYGNARRAISPQVAQEIDHEVKQIVDNAHHIALSILHQNRDLLEETAQELLQREILEGSDLRDRLKQAKAPEDLSEWLRSGNVSPDKPLMQSVLN from the coding sequence ATGCCTGTAGAAAAAAATAACCAAAATCCTATTAAACCGCCAAGAGTGAGGCAGTTTGGTGGTAGCTTACTAATACTACTGACTCTGTTATTACTGCTTAATTTTATTGTTCCTAGTTTCTTTGGGCCGCGATTGCCACAAGTGCCTTATAGTGACTTTGTGGCGCTGGTACAGCAAGGTAAAGTAGACCGTGCTGTGGTAGGAGGCGATCGCATTGAGTATACACTCAAAGCCCAAACCCCCGATGGCAAAACGACTGAACAGGTATTTGCAACTACACCTGTAGCCTTAGATTTAGATTTACCGAAGATTCTGCGCGAGAATAACGTTGAATTTGCTGCACCACTCCCAGACCAAAATGCTTGGATAGGGACTCTGTTGAGTTGGGTTGCACCGCCATTAATTTTCTTTGGCATTTGGGGCTTTTTAATTAATCGCCAAGGTGGCGGCCCGGCTGCACTCACCGTTGGGAAAAGCAAAGCCCGGATTTATTCTGAAGGTAGCACTGGGGTAAAATTCCCCGATGTAGCTGGGGTAGATGAAGCCAAAGCCGAACTCGAAGAAATAGTAGATTTCTTGAAGAATGCGACCAAATACACTAACTTAGGCGCGAAAATTCCTAAAGGTGTGTTGTTAGTTGGGCCTCCGGGTACAGGTAAAACATTACTAGCAAAAGCGATCGCCGGGGAAGCAGGTGTTCCTTTCTTCAGCATCTCTGGTTCAGAATTTATCGAATTATTCGTTGGTGTGGGTGCGGCGCGAGTCCGCGACTTGTTTGAACAAGCGAAAAAACAAGCACCTTGTATTGTCTTCATCGATGAATTAGACGCATTGGGTAAATCTCGCGGTGGTGCGGGTGGCTTTGTCGGTGGTAACGATGAACGGGAACAAACCCTCAACCAATTACTGACCGAAATGGATGGTTTTGATGCCAACACCGGAGTAATTATCATCGCCGCCACCAACCGTCCCGAAGTTCTAGACCCTGCTTTGCGCCGTCCCGGACGCTTTGACCGTCAAGTAGTAGTCGATCGCCCTGATAAAATTGGTCGAGAAGCAATTCTCAAAGTTCATGCACGTAACGTTAAATTGGCGGATGATGTCAACCTTGCCACCATCGCCATCAGAACTCCTGGTTTTGCTGGTGCAGACTTAGCCAACCTCGTTAACGAAGCCGCATTGTTAGCCGCACGCCAAAATCGCCCCGCCGTGATTATGGCAGATTTCAACGAAGCGATCGAACGGGTAGTTGCAGGTTTAGAAAAACGCTCTCGTGTGCTTAACGAAACCGAGAAAAAGACCGTCGCTTATCACGAAGTTGGTCACGCCATCATCGGTGCGTTGATGCCTGGGGCGGGTAAAGTCGAAAAAATCTCCGTAGTTCCCCGTGGTGTTGGTGCATTGGGTTATACCATTCAAATGCCCGAAGAAGACCGCTTTTTGATGATTGAAGATGAAATTCGCGGACGCATTGCTACCTTATTGGGTGGACGTTCCGCCGAAGAAGTCGTGTTTGGCAAAGTTTCCACAGGCGCGAGTGACGATATCCAAAAAGCCACCGACTTAGCCGAACGTTACGTTACCTTGTATGGGATGAGCGATAAACTTGGCCCTGTCGCCTTTGAGAAAATCCAACAGCAATTTCTTGATGGTTATGGTAACGCCCGCCGTGCTATCAGTCCCCAAGTCGCCCAAGAAATCGACCACGAAGTCAAACAAATAGTAGACAACGCTCACCACATTGCTTTGAGCATTCTGCATCAAAACCGCGACTTGTTAGAAGAAACCGCCCAAGAACTACTGCAAAGAGAAATTCTCGAAGGTTCAGACTTGCGCGATCGCCTCAAACAAGCCAAAGCCCCCGAAGACCTGTCAGAATGGTTACGTTCAGGAAATGTCTCACCCGATAAACCATTGATGCAATCAGTGTTGAATTAA
- a CDS encoding AI-2E family transporter produces the protein MNLGQWIGLIAIVLSLYILWQIKEVLLLMFAAVVLATTLNRLAKRFQNLGIKRGFAVIISVAIFFAVVVGFFLLIVPPFAQQFHELTYRVPQGLERFNSWLDEMKTRVPSQLVPYIPDLNSLIQQAQPFVNRVLGSSFAFVSSSLEVVLKVLLVLVWTGMLLADPLAYRRVFIRVFPSFYRRRVDGILDKCEVSLEGWVTGALIAMGVVGLMSVVGLSVLGVKAALALGILAGFLNLIPNLGPTLSVVPAMAIALLDAPWKSVAVLILYFFIQQTESNFITPYVMAQQVSLLPAVTLISQLFFVTFFGFLGLFLALPLTVVAKIWVQEILIKDVLDQWGTHHSKETEMVIVCNPPNNHDDLYEENPPTPVEENLPKED, from the coding sequence GTGAACCTTGGTCAATGGATCGGTTTAATCGCCATAGTTCTTTCTCTATACATCTTGTGGCAAATCAAAGAAGTTTTATTGCTGATGTTTGCCGCCGTGGTGTTAGCAACTACCTTAAATCGGTTAGCAAAACGCTTCCAAAATTTAGGAATTAAGCGCGGTTTCGCTGTCATAATTTCGGTGGCTATCTTTTTTGCTGTGGTGGTGGGTTTTTTCCTGTTGATTGTGCCACCTTTTGCCCAACAATTTCATGAGTTAACTTACCGAGTTCCCCAAGGTTTAGAACGCTTTAATAGTTGGCTGGATGAAATGAAAACTAGAGTTCCCAGCCAATTAGTTCCCTACATTCCCGATCTCAATAGTTTAATTCAGCAAGCACAGCCTTTTGTTAATCGTGTTTTGGGGAGTTCCTTTGCCTTTGTCTCCAGTTCTTTAGAAGTTGTTCTGAAGGTTTTGTTGGTGCTGGTGTGGACAGGAATGCTGTTAGCTGATCCTTTAGCTTACCGCCGAGTCTTTATTCGCGTGTTTCCTTCCTTTTATCGCCGTCGGGTGGATGGCATTTTAGATAAATGCGAAGTTTCATTAGAAGGATGGGTGACAGGCGCATTAATTGCGATGGGTGTCGTCGGATTGATGAGTGTGGTTGGCTTATCAGTTTTGGGTGTAAAAGCAGCCTTGGCTTTGGGAATTTTAGCAGGATTTTTAAACTTAATACCCAATTTAGGCCCCACATTAAGCGTAGTTCCAGCAATGGCGATCGCTTTATTAGACGCTCCTTGGAAATCTGTTGCTGTCTTGATTCTCTACTTTTTTATTCAACAAACTGAAAGTAATTTTATTACACCTTATGTCATGGCACAACAAGTTTCATTGTTACCCGCCGTGACCTTAATTTCTCAATTATTTTTTGTGACATTCTTCGGCTTTTTAGGCTTATTTTTAGCTTTGCCTTTAACAGTTGTTGCTAAAATTTGGGTACAGGAAATTTTAATCAAAGATGTATTAGATCAATGGGGAACTCACCATTCCAAAGAAACTGAGATGGTGATAGTTTGTAACCCTCCTAATAATCATGATGATTTGTATGAGGAAAATCCCCCTACTCCTGTGGAAGAGAATTTGCCTAAAGAAGATTAA
- a CDS encoding aspartyl protease, protein MIEGKFSSQSELIFEIDLVASDGLVITVDVLLDTGFTDWLAINTQDAISLGWELVESEETRLTAQGEAKFNIYNGLVSLDNQEFNISAIAGEEITEVLIGLPWLFTRKLVVDFPENILTLG, encoded by the coding sequence TTGATTGAAGGTAAATTTAGTAGCCAAAGTGAGTTAATTTTTGAAATTGATTTAGTAGCATCTGATGGTTTAGTTATCACAGTTGATGTACTACTAGATACGGGTTTTACCGATTGGTTAGCAATAAATACTCAAGACGCTATATCTCTGGGATGGGAGCTTGTAGAGAGTGAAGAAACACGATTAACAGCGCAAGGTGAAGCTAAATTTAATATTTACAACGGTCTAGTTAGTTTAGATAATCAAGAATTTAACATCTCTGCAATTGCTGGAGAAGAAATAACAGAAGTTCTTATTGGTTTACCTTGGCTTTTTACCAGAAAATTAGTCGTTGATTTTCCTGAAAATATCCTAACTTTAGGATAA
- a CDS encoding phosphate/phosphite/phosphonate ABC transporter substrate-binding protein — MSVSKKGVLSAGVAFAALTGLVAGSFGVMQTSEANTKVIPHQQAPHLLAQARRLNSLTIIFPSRSDSTDLQNKANAVARFLSNELKIPVKAQIGDDTAAVEALRANRADVAFLSSRPALKAEQLANAKLYLAEVRDNYSGRYTYNSIFVVPNNSSLKTRNTAQATLGQLRGKRIAFTSPTSGSGFVFPVSELVKQGFVPNRDRLDGFFGQVAYGGNYSKALQAVVRGQADVAVVSEYAMFPPYITAQEKSQLRVLHKISGVPAHGIAIDDDVPVQDRERLINALLKLNQSQNNQLLRNLYNSTELVRVDHNRHLSPVRTALSRIGVAP; from the coding sequence ATGAGTGTGAGTAAAAAGGGTGTGTTGAGTGCTGGTGTTGCCTTTGCGGCGCTGACAGGTTTGGTTGCTGGCAGTTTTGGGGTGATGCAGACGAGTGAAGCTAATACTAAAGTTATTCCTCATCAACAAGCGCCTCACTTACTTGCCCAAGCTAGAAGATTAAATAGTTTAACAATAATTTTTCCTAGTCGTTCTGACTCTACAGATTTGCAAAACAAAGCCAATGCTGTAGCAAGATTTCTCTCTAACGAGTTAAAAATTCCCGTCAAAGCCCAAATTGGTGATGATACGGCGGCGGTGGAAGCTTTGAGAGCAAATCGCGCTGATGTGGCGTTTCTTAGCAGTCGTCCGGCGTTGAAAGCGGAACAGTTAGCAAATGCAAAGTTGTATCTCGCAGAAGTCCGCGACAATTACTCTGGGAGATACACTTATAATTCAATATTTGTCGTTCCCAACAATAGCTCTTTAAAAACTAGAAATACGGCTCAAGCCACTCTCGGACAACTGCGTGGTAAGCGCATCGCCTTTACTTCCCCGACTTCTGGTTCAGGGTTTGTTTTCCCGGTGAGTGAATTGGTGAAACAGGGATTTGTCCCCAATCGCGATCGCCTCGATGGTTTCTTTGGTCAAGTTGCTTACGGTGGTAATTACAGCAAAGCCTTGCAAGCTGTTGTGCGTGGTCAAGCAGATGTAGCGGTTGTTTCTGAGTATGCTATGTTCCCTCCGTACATCACCGCCCAAGAAAAAAGCCAGTTGCGCGTACTGCATAAAATCTCCGGTGTTCCCGCCCACGGTATCGCCATTGATGATGATGTACCAGTTCAAGACAGAGAAAGATTAATCAACGCTCTACTCAAGTTAAATCAATCACAAAATAACCAACTTCTGCGTAACTTATACAATTCCACCGAATTAGTCAGAGTTGATCATAACCGTCACTTGTCCCCAGTTCGCACCGCCCTTTCTCGTATTGGAGTTGCACCTTAA
- a CDS encoding phosphonate ABC transporter ATP-binding protein has protein sequence MNDFVIECHNLETAYTTSLNRPILNGINCQIKQGEFVVLLGLNGAGKSTLLRSLIGLVPHTKGEIKINGVTMTPRTLVQIRRHVGMIFQGGGLIRQLSAIDNVLCGRLGVRTTWQTLFGFPQRDRNLAMDLLAQLGLKEQAYQKTSQLSGGQQQRVAIARALIQSPQILLADEPITGLDVVACQQVMETLSELHQQGMTIVTVLHDLGIAAKYGQRAIVLEAGRIVYDGLCENLQAQFAKC, from the coding sequence ATGAATGATTTTGTAATTGAATGTCATAACTTAGAGACAGCCTACACTACGTCTTTAAATCGTCCTATTTTGAATGGCATTAATTGTCAGATTAAACAAGGCGAGTTTGTGGTTTTACTCGGACTGAATGGTGCGGGTAAATCAACATTATTGCGATCGCTGATTGGGTTAGTTCCTCACACCAAGGGAGAAATTAAAATCAATGGTGTAACTATGACACCGCGCACACTTGTACAAATTCGCCGTCATGTTGGCATGATATTTCAGGGCGGTGGCTTAATTCGACAGTTGTCCGCCATTGATAATGTATTGTGTGGCAGATTGGGTGTGAGGACAACTTGGCAGACATTATTTGGTTTCCCCCAACGCGATCGCAACTTAGCAATGGATTTACTTGCACAGTTGGGTTTAAAAGAACAAGCCTATCAAAAAACCAGTCAACTCAGTGGGGGACAACAACAACGAGTTGCGATCGCCCGTGCATTAATTCAATCACCGCAGATACTTTTAGCTGATGAACCAATTACAGGTTTAGATGTTGTTGCCTGTCAACAGGTGATGGAAACTTTATCAGAATTGCACCAGCAAGGGATGACGATTGTCACAGTTCTACATGATTTAGGTATAGCTGCAAAATACGGACAACGTGCGATCGTCTTAGAAGCGGGACGCATTGTTTACGACGGACTTTGTGAAAACTTGCAAGCCCAATTTGCCAAATGTTAA
- the phnE gene encoding phosphonate ABC transporter, permease protein PhnE, which yields MLNPKILRRYPWMSPLLILLIVVVVYAWALRGIKVDFELIISSWPYITDFVSRLFPPDITVVDIAIKALIETVQMSLWGTTIGAILSLPIAVASASNVAPRWLQWLANLLQNAVRSVPSIILGLIFVAATGLGAPAGTLALAIYTIGYLAKFYQQAIEAVNAKSLESLQVMGASRFQIVQYGILPQVLPLGLGYTLWMFEYNIRAASVLGVVGAGGIGFQLKSYIDGFEYNKATTMMLVLLVVVTVIDAFSSKLRQRLDSM from the coding sequence ATGTTAAATCCAAAAATTCTTCGCCGTTACCCTTGGATGAGTCCTTTACTCATCCTTTTAATTGTTGTTGTAGTTTATGCTTGGGCTTTGCGAGGTATCAAAGTCGATTTTGAATTGATAATATCTAGCTGGCCTTACATCACCGATTTTGTTTCTCGCTTATTTCCACCTGATATTACAGTTGTCGATATTGCAATTAAGGCACTCATTGAGACAGTGCAGATGTCTTTGTGGGGAACCACCATTGGCGCAATTTTATCTTTACCCATTGCTGTAGCTAGTGCTAGTAATGTTGCGCCGCGTTGGTTGCAATGGTTAGCCAATTTATTACAAAACGCTGTGCGTTCCGTCCCTTCAATTATTCTAGGGTTGATTTTTGTCGCCGCCACTGGCTTAGGCGCACCCGCCGGAACTTTAGCCTTAGCAATTTATACCATTGGCTATTTAGCAAAGTTTTATCAACAAGCAATTGAAGCCGTGAATGCCAAGTCTTTAGAATCTTTGCAAGTTATGGGTGCATCCAGATTTCAGATTGTGCAGTATGGCATATTACCCCAAGTTTTACCTTTGGGATTAGGTTATACCTTATGGATGTTTGAGTATAATATCCGCGCTGCTTCAGTATTGGGTGTAGTTGGTGCTGGTGGAATTGGCTTTCAATTGAAGAGTTACATTGATGGGTTCGAGTACAACAAAGCCACAACTATGATGCTTGTGCTGTTAGTAGTTGTGACTGTGATTGATGCTTTTAGTAGTAAACTACGCCAACGACTAGATTCGATGTAG
- a CDS encoding YfbM family protein, producing the protein MGIIANYWRVTPEQFAELQNDPQAAKAFFGFDL; encoded by the coding sequence ATGGGCATTATTGCTAACTACTGGCGTGTGACACCAGAACAGTTTGCCGAACTTCAAAATGATCCTCAAGCAGCTAAAGCTTTTTTTGGGTTTGATTTATAG
- a CDS encoding tetratricopeptide repeat protein, translated as MPDLKGIGSQLFYWLDGNGRWLSRAINNCTEEGLILALDVRERLGHLPWETLHDGEKFLIERVNPVVVPVRWVDRPVQDSGDAQQRPLRILFMATSPEDVSPSLDFEQEEAQILTQTRDIPLDLRVEESGCITELGKLWGRYREPFDVFHLTGHASIKDEQPFFLTETETGELYPANASDIASALRFRIPQLVFLSGCRTGEAAGDGAVSSLAESLIEQGCKAVLGWGRPIADVVATQAAAYLYSKLAAGYEVSEALVSTYQYLREEKVEDWHLLRLYIRGQCPKALVEPLGDQVWLPEEPIYEQFLDSQGMVRVATPQDFVGRRRILQRSLRALRAADKLGVILYGLGGVGKSTVAARLLERLQGYDKIFIYRQLDEDKLLKQLAEQCLSETGQKIIQSNLSLTQKLTKFLREGLNEQAQRLIFVLDDFEANLELRTDGDAVLKPEAVTVLISLLKAITQSRLPHRIIITSRYDFLLPELSQRLHREQLAALSGADLQKKCNRLVSFAPSSEIDRELQLKALITSTGNPRLLEWLDKVLQVQQVGKKEILEQVEKTSQEFRESILAEELLNRQPLKLQRMLAFCLVYQLPVPQSAIEVICPKTFDVNSYITRAVALGLLECVHSQEETLYYVPRILEPLLDFPKDSLELYKTAAEHLDKIWFFKGFKKIVEAEEKLPESSLINDPFEQSMPSYRLLELYRLAIKALNPDLLTRANWFLVMRLNRQGRYREVATLCKFVRDGAYAHLKIHIISFRLLYYLAKAQEHIGEVEEALYNYQEALKFCSDEYETEKATILHDLGDLYVKQGNYQEALNICQQVMKIDDKDNNKLGKAKSLSQMADIKRELGEPEEALRLYMEVLELTQEIGDKNFLYTVQNNIATLQVDLGKTDAWDHVLPTLVSHKTESQKVEDTITLLSNTASLRLKQGEIEEAREIFEHLNNLLPQIDNSWLQALLLHNIATFRSDCGERELALELYNQALELHRKNGDKPHEAMTLQEIGILYERQDNVSEALKFLEDSYELALKIGNKDTQVHILVRIASILIDQDNVDEAEDKLNAALAVLQKSNNPKHHVFALREMGRLQIKQENYDAGAEFLGQALEKCSSVADVILRATILKLLGEVVSFLGEVDVAIEHLTESLNIYQKLNFTKEVEKVRGLIKNAQLKKPAQLYQAAIAEAEKGNARTALDLFEQALPMIEELGDEEIKARILLSMGNILIGEGNFKEGVKKASQAIEIAKQHNLPERENIENIALAVQYGTLKHIFNSAQEKCKSQEFDEVLNLGNQCLELSELLEDVYWASEVYSMLGQIKAHLGDYEDGIKDLKKAVLLAQENQLDGVEELQKIILAINHNQAVCLHEKANSAAQEGNVAKAIELAQKAYEFQCSINYKNIQPVTLGLLGQMLLAQHQSDEGLKKLQQALTIAQELKEQELVHQLQQIISSYTSSS; from the coding sequence ATGCCTGATTTAAAAGGAATTGGGTCTCAGTTATTTTATTGGTTAGATGGAAATGGTAGGTGGCTCAGTCGAGCAATTAATAATTGTACAGAGGAAGGCTTAATTCTAGCGTTAGATGTACGTGAACGATTAGGGCATCTACCTTGGGAAACGTTGCATGATGGAGAGAAATTTTTAATAGAGCGCGTTAATCCAGTTGTTGTCCCAGTACGTTGGGTTGATCGTCCTGTTCAAGATTCAGGGGATGCACAGCAACGTCCTTTGCGGATTTTATTTATGGCAACATCGCCAGAGGATGTATCACCTTCACTTGATTTCGAGCAGGAAGAGGCTCAAATCTTGACTCAAACTAGAGATATTCCTCTTGATTTAAGAGTAGAAGAAAGTGGTTGTATTACAGAATTAGGCAAACTTTGGGGGCGCTACCGTGAACCGTTCGACGTGTTTCATTTGACAGGTCATGCGTCTATAAAGGATGAACAACCGTTTTTTCTTACAGAAACAGAAACTGGAGAACTCTACCCTGCTAACGCATCAGATATTGCTTCAGCTTTAAGATTTCGCATACCGCAGCTAGTGTTTTTATCAGGCTGCCGAACGGGTGAAGCGGCGGGTGATGGTGCAGTATCTTCTTTGGCTGAATCGTTGATTGAGCAAGGTTGTAAAGCTGTTTTAGGATGGGGAAGACCGATCGCAGATGTTGTAGCAACACAAGCAGCAGCGTATCTCTACAGCAAACTGGCTGCCGGGTATGAAGTTTCGGAGGCACTTGTCAGTACTTATCAATATCTACGAGAGGAAAAAGTAGAGGATTGGCATCTGCTGAGACTTTATATTCGAGGTCAGTGTCCAAAAGCGTTAGTTGAACCATTAGGCGATCAAGTCTGGTTGCCAGAAGAACCAATTTATGAGCAGTTTCTGGATTCGCAGGGAATGGTTCGAGTTGCCACACCACAAGATTTTGTAGGGAGACGTAGAATACTGCAACGTAGCTTGCGAGCGTTACGGGCAGCAGATAAGTTGGGTGTAATTTTATATGGTTTAGGTGGAGTTGGCAAAAGCACTGTTGCAGCAAGGCTTTTAGAACGGTTACAAGGATATGACAAAATTTTTATTTATAGGCAATTAGATGAGGACAAATTGCTCAAGCAGCTTGCTGAACAATGTCTTTCAGAAACGGGACAGAAAATTATACAAAGTAATCTGTCACTCACGCAAAAGTTAACCAAGTTCTTACGAGAAGGACTAAATGAGCAAGCGCAAAGACTGATCTTTGTTCTTGATGACTTTGAAGCAAACCTAGAATTAAGAACAGATGGTGATGCAGTTTTAAAGCCGGAAGCTGTAACAGTCTTGATATCCCTGCTGAAGGCAATCACTCAATCCCGTCTTCCACACCGGATTATTATTACATCTAGGTATGATTTTTTGTTGCCAGAACTAAGTCAGCGATTGCATCGAGAACAGTTAGCTGCTTTATCTGGTGCTGATCTACAGAAAAAATGTAACCGTTTAGTATCTTTTGCACCTAGTTCTGAAATTGATCGAGAGTTACAACTAAAAGCTTTGATAACTTCGACGGGTAATCCTCGCTTGTTGGAGTGGTTAGACAAAGTTTTACAAGTGCAACAAGTTGGTAAGAAAGAAATATTGGAACAGGTAGAGAAAACTAGCCAAGAGTTTCGTGAAAGCATTTTGGCAGAGGAACTACTTAATCGACAACCACTAAAACTGCAAAGAATGCTGGCATTTTGTTTAGTTTATCAGTTACCAGTACCTCAGTCTGCAATAGAAGTTATTTGTCCAAAAACTTTTGATGTCAATAGCTATATTACTAGAGCAGTTGCATTAGGTTTGCTTGAGTGTGTACATTCTCAAGAAGAAACCTTGTACTATGTCCCACGAATTCTTGAGCCGCTTCTGGATTTTCCTAAAGATTCTCTAGAATTATATAAAACTGCTGCGGAACATTTAGATAAAATATGGTTTTTCAAGGGTTTTAAAAAGATTGTAGAGGCAGAGGAAAAACTACCAGAAAGCTCTCTTATTAATGATCCTTTTGAGCAATCTATGCCAAGTTATAGGTTGCTTGAGTTGTATCGACTCGCAATTAAAGCTTTGAACCCAGACTTGTTAACTAGAGCCAATTGGTTTTTAGTAATGCGTCTCAACCGCCAAGGAAGGTACAGAGAAGTAGCGACACTATGTAAATTTGTCCGTGATGGTGCTTATGCTCATTTAAAAATTCATATTATCTCTTTTAGGCTACTCTACTACTTAGCAAAAGCACAAGAACATATTGGGGAAGTGGAAGAAGCTTTGTATAACTATCAGGAGGCGCTAAAATTTTGTTCAGATGAATATGAAACTGAAAAAGCTACAATTCTTCATGATTTAGGCGATTTATACGTTAAGCAGGGTAACTATCAGGAAGCCCTGAATATATGCCAGCAGGTTATGAAAATTGATGATAAAGATAATAATAAGCTCGGTAAAGCTAAGTCTCTTAGTCAAATGGCAGATATCAAAAGAGAATTAGGTGAACCAGAGGAAGCACTCAGGTTGTATATGGAAGTACTGGAACTTACTCAAGAAATAGGAGATAAAAATTTTCTCTATACGGTACAAAATAACATTGCTACTCTTCAAGTTGATCTTGGTAAAACGGATGCTTGGGATCATGTATTACCAACTTTAGTTTCACACAAAACGGAGTCCCAAAAAGTTGAGGATACAATTACACTCCTCAGCAATACGGCATCCTTAAGACTCAAACAAGGTGAAATAGAAGAGGCAAGAGAGATTTTTGAACACTTGAATAATTTACTGCCCCAAATTGATAACTCTTGGCTCCAAGCACTGCTTTTACATAATATAGCCACTTTCCGGTCAGATTGTGGTGAGAGAGAGCTTGCTTTAGAGCTTTACAATCAAGCTCTCGAACTACATAGAAAGAATGGTGATAAACCGCATGAAGCAATGACACTTCAGGAGATAGGAATTCTCTATGAGCGTCAAGATAATGTCAGTGAAGCTTTAAAGTTTCTCGAAGATTCTTACGAGTTAGCATTGAAGATTGGAAATAAGGACACTCAAGTCCATATCTTAGTACGAATCGCATCAATACTGATTGATCAAGATAATGTAGATGAAGCCGAAGATAAATTAAATGCAGCTTTAGCAGTACTCCAAAAATCTAATAATCCAAAACATCATGTGTTCGCTCTTAGAGAAATGGGGCGGCTTCAAATAAAACAAGAAAATTATGATGCAGGAGCAGAATTTTTAGGGCAAGCTTTAGAGAAATGCAGTTCAGTTGCTGATGTTATTCTTCGAGCTACTATTCTCAAACTTCTGGGAGAAGTTGTTTCATTTCTTGGTGAGGTAGATGTAGCAATTGAGCATTTAACAGAATCTCTCAACATTTACCAAAAACTAAATTTCACTAAAGAAGTTGAAAAAGTTAGAGGGCTAATTAAGAATGCTCAACTAAAAAAGCCTGCACAATTGTATCAAGCAGCAATTGCTGAAGCTGAAAAAGGTAATGCGAGAACAGCACTTGATTTATTTGAGCAAGCTCTTCCTATGATAGAAGAACTTGGCGATGAAGAAATTAAAGCGCGTATCTTACTATCAATGGGAAACATTTTGATAGGTGAAGGAAATTTTAAAGAGGGTGTTAAAAAAGCATCTCAAGCAATTGAGATTGCAAAGCAGCATAATCTACCTGAAAGGGAAAACATAGAAAATATTGCCCTTGCAGTACAGTACGGAACACTGAAACATATTTTTAATTCGGCTCAAGAAAAATGCAAAAGCCAAGAATTTGACGAAGTACTGAATTTAGGGAACCAATGCTTAGAACTTTCAGAACTATTAGAGGATGTTTACTGGGCTTCGGAAGTTTACTCAATGCTTGGGCAAATCAAGGCACATTTGGGTGATTATGAAGATGGTATAAAAGATTTGAAAAAAGCGGTTTTGTTAGCTCAAGAAAATCAACTTGATGGAGTTGAGGAATTACAGAAGATAATTCTTGCAATAAATCATAATCAGGCAGTTTGCTTACACGAGAAAGCTAATTCTGCTGCACAGGAAGGAAATGTAGCGAAAGCAATTGAACTTGCTCAAAAAGCTTATGAATTTCAGTGCAGCATCAATTATAAAAATATCCAACCTGTTACTTTAGGATTGCTGGGACAAATGCTGTTAGCTCAACATCAATCAGATGAAGGATTGAAGAAACTACAGCAGGCATTAACAATTGCCCAAGAATTAAAAGAACAAGAACTTGTACATCAGCTTCAACAGATAATTTCTTCATATACTAGTAGTTCGTAG
- a CDS encoding DUF433 domain-containing protein has translation MQTFTDIGTLIVRTPGTLGGRPRIAETRVSVQRVTAWYKMGLNAEEIVDRMGNLTLAQVYAALTYYHANREEIEAYLTDEKSSYERLAAQMNQSL, from the coding sequence ATGCAAACCTTTACAGATATTGGTACATTGATTGTTCGCACACCAGGAACACTAGGTGGCCGTCCTCGCATCGCAGAAACCAGAGTATCTGTACAAAGAGTTACAGCTTGGTACAAAATGGGGCTAAATGCTGAGGAAATAGTTGACAGAATGGGAAACTTGACTTTAGCGCAAGTATATGCAGCATTGACTTATTATCATGCTAATCGAGAAGAAATTGAAGCTTACCTCACAGATGAAAAGTCCAGCTATGAACGATTAGCAGCACAGATGAATCAGTCATTATGA